ACTTCAAGGAGAAGCTGCAGATGTCGCGGCAGGACACGCTGGATATACTGGAGGGTCTGGCCCGCTCCGGCAGCTATGATGCCGTTATTGTGGATACCGGCTCCTTAGAGGAGGAGCGGATGCAGGCTGTTCTGCACAGATGCGGAGCTCTGCTATGGGTGATGAAGCAGGAGCAGGTCAGTCTCATGAAGACGGAGCGCTGGATGGATTATATGGCAAGCCCGCATTCGGACATGCCGCAGGAGCTTGCGGGCCGGAGCAGAATCGTGATGAACGGCTGGGCCGGGGCGGAGAGTGAACCGCTGCTGGCAGCGGCCGGACTCCGGCTGGATGCCGTTCTTCCGTCTATTCCTTCCTGGGGGACGCAGCATGGCGGAGAACTCTGCCTGAGCTCTCCGCCGTTCATTGCCGCAGTCCAGCAGCTCTGCCGGACGGTAGTAGGGCCGGTATTGCCCGGAGTGTTCACCGGAACGCCGGTATGAATGATGATCTGTTCAGGGCGCTGCGCAGCGATATCCGGGCGGGGCTGGATGTAACTTCGGTTATAGGGAATCAGGAGTTGGCCGCTTTCATCGAGCGGACGATCCTGGAGCGGGAACAGCTGCGTCTCCTTACCGCCCAGGAGAAGCATGAGCTGGTGAAGAGGCTGTTCGACTCCTTCCGCGGGCTGGATATTCTGCAGCCGCTGGTGGACAATCCGGCCATTACGGAGATTATGATCAACAGTCATGAGGAGATTTTTATTGAGGAGGAGGGGATGATCCGCAGGCTGCCGCTGGCTTTTGAATCGGGGAGCAGGCTGGAGGATATTATCCAGGTGATCGTCTCCGGGGTGAACCGGGTGGTCAATGAATCCTCGCCGATTGTCGATGCGCGCCTGCCGGACGGCTCGCGTGTCAATATCGTCCTGCCGCCGGCGGCGCTCAAAGGCCCGGCCATGACAATCCGCAAATTCCCTGAGACGCCGATGACAATGGAGGAACTGGTGAAGCGCGAAGCTCTCAGCGGGGAAGCGGCTGAGCTGCTCCAGCTGCTGGTCGCCGCCAAATACAATATCTTCATCAGCGGCGGCACCGGCTCGGGTAAGACGACCTTTCTGAACGCCTTATCCCAGTTCATTCCGCCGCAGGAGCGTGTCATTACGATAGAGGACTCCGCAGAGCTGCAGATTGTCACGGTGCCGAATCTGGTCTCGCTGGAGACCCGAAACGCCAATACCGAGGGACGGGGCGAGATTACGATCCGGGATTTAATCCGCACTTCTCTGCGGATGCGTCCGAACCGAATCGTGGTCGGCGAGGTGCGGGGGGCCGAATGCCTGGATATGCTCCAGGCGATGAACACTGGACACGATGGAAGTCTATCGACAGGACATTCCAACAGTGCGCTGGACATGCTCAGCCGCCTGGAGACGATGGTGCTTAGCGGGGCAGACTTGCCAGTTGCGGTTGTCCGCCAGCAGATCGGCTCGGCGATCGATATCTTCGTGCATCTCTCCCGGCTGCGTGACCGCTCGCGGCGGGTGATGGAGATCAGCGAAGTAGCTGGTATCCAGGGCGGTGAGGTCATCCTGAATCCGCTCTATGAATTCCGGGAGGCGGGGGAGCAGGACGGCAGGATACAAGGCAGGCTTATAGCCTGCGGCAACCCGCTGCGGCATACGGACAAGCTGCGGATGGCAGGCATCCGTGATTATCCACTCCGCAGGTATGAACAGGCCAGCGCCGGGAAGGAGGTGATTGTACCCTGAATATTTTGCAGAAGAGGGAGAAGCGTTCTCCGGCAGAAGAGCGGGCTAGAGGCTCTGTGAAGAGATCACCGCCAGTTCGGACGGCAGGGGCGGCGGGAGCGGGAGAACAAGCGCTTTTGCCGGATTATACCGTATACGAATTGACCTCTCTGCAGAGAGTGACAGTCATCCTGTGTGCGGGACTCGTGCTGCTGGGCATTGGTTACTTGTTCTATCACCGGCTGCTGCTGGCTGTATTGCTGGTCCCCGGCAGTGCCTACGGGCCCCGGCTGCTGCGGCAGTATTTGTTGCAGCGCCGCCGGGCCGCACTGAACCTCCAGTTCAAGCAAATGCTGTTCTCGCTCTCCTCATCGCTCTCGGCCGGACGGTCGGTGGAGAACGCGTTCCGGGAGGCGGTGCAGGACCTGCGGATGCTGGACCCGGAGGGGGCCAGTGACATGATCTCTGAGCTGAATATTATCTGTGCCCGCATGGAGAACGGCGAACCGATAGAAGATGCGCTGTATGATTTCAGCTCAAGGGCAGGCATGGAGGATGTGGAACGCTTCGCAGATGTGTTCATGGTCTGCAAGCGGACGGGCGGCGATCTGGTTGAGATTGTGCGCCGCACATCGGGTATTATCGGCGAGAAGCTGGATATCCAGCAGGATATAGCGGTCAGCATTGCCCAGAAGAAATTTGAGGCCAAGGCGCTGCTGGTCTCCCCGCTGATGATGGTAATGTTTATGAGCCTGAGTGCCGGAGATTATATGCAGCCCATGTACACTGGTGCAGGCATTGCGGTCTCAACACTGGCGCTGATCGCCCTGTTCCTCTGTTACCTCTGGACCAACAAGATTATGGATATTCCGCTGTAACGGAGGGGGAGTGAGGAAATGTCATTCATCTGCGGGGTGATTCTGCTCCTGTGCGCCGGGAGTTGGCTATTCCTGCGTATCAAATGCGGAGGCCGCTATACTGCACTGCGGGAGCTGCCCATGGAAGGACTGCGGCTGCGGCGGCTGGGTGAGCCTCTGCTGCTGCTCGCAGAGAGAGGCAGAATCGCCAGCTATCTTCCGGCAGTGATGTTCAGAATTCAGCGCTCGGTACAGCGGATCTATGGAATGCGCTACAGTGCAGAACGCACCTTGCTTTTTATGGGGGAGATGCTCAGCTTCAGCTGGCTGCTGATGGCAGGCGGCAGCGCATTGACTATGGCGACAGGGGAGCAGGCAGGCATCATTATCGGCGGGGGGCTTGCCGTGGCCGTTCCGGTGGCGATGGTCAGCGACCTGCACAAGAAGGTGCGTGTGCGGGAGCAGAACATAATGCTTGAGCTGCCTGAGCTGCTGAACAGCATCGTGCTGCTGGTTGGCGCGGGGGAGACGGTGCAGCGGGCCATTATCCGCTGTGTGAACAGCCGGCAAAAGGATGCTGCCCACCCGCTATACGCTGAGCTGCTGAAGATGACGGCCGAATGGGAAGGGGGCTACTCCTTCCAGCAGGCCTTCGAGAACTTCAGCAAGCGCTGTGCGGTGCAGGAGGTATCGATTTTCACAACTACAGTACTGCTGAATTACCGCAGAGGCGGAGCCGACTTCGTTCTGTCCTTGCGTGACCTGTCACGGATGCTCTGGGAGAAGCGGAAGGCGATCAGCCGCACACGCGGGGAGCAGGCCTCGTCGAAGCTGGTGTTTCCGATGGTTGTAATCTTTCTGATTGTGATTGTGCTGGTGGGAACACCTGCGCTTATGATGCTAAAAATGTAGGAGGAGATAGGTATGGTAACGCAGATTGCTGAGGGTGCAAGAGGCTTATGGAAGGATGAGGAGGGTCTTGGCACGCTGGAGATGATTCTGATCATCGCTGTGCTGATTGCGGTGGTTCTTGTATTCCGCGAGGAGATTGTGAAGGTGGTCAAGAGCCTGATCAGCACTGCCGGGGATAAGAGCCAGGAAGTCTTTGAGTGATTCCGTTATATGAGGACGAAGGGAGCTTCACGGTTGAGGCTTCACTGCTGCTGCCGGTCATTATGGGCATCACCATGCTGCTGCTGTTCTTCACCTTGTACAGCTACCAGAAGTCGATGCTATTGCAGATTGCGTCAGCTGCCACGGAGCGTGCCGCCTACAATTGGGAGAACAGCAACCGGGCAACGAACGGTGAGTTTCCGGCCGGCAATTACGATCCGCTGTATTGGCGAATCAGTGAGGATGGCCTGCTGTCTTCGATGTTTGGCACTGGAGCAGAGAATGGAAGTACAAGGATCAACCTGCCTGGTGATGCCAATAGCGGCGGGCCATTGCCGGCGGTGAAGCTGAAGCGTGCTTCACAGATGGTCCCGGCCGGACTGCAGGGTGAGATGAACTATGCTTATGGCCTAACAGGCCGCAGGATCAGCATGGAGCTGAACAAAATGCTGCGCCTGCCGGTGCTGGATCACATGCTTGCTGATGGAGCAGCCCCAGAGGTTTCAGCCCGTTCCTTCGTTACAGAGCCTATTGAATTCATCAGGACAGTGGATCTGATGCGGTACTATGGGGCCAAGTTCAAGCAGGTCACAACCGGCAGCAAGGAAGGCGCGGGCATGAAGAAGAAGAATGCGGCGTATATGCTGGAGAAGCTGCACTGAAGGCTTCAGGCAGCAACCGATTGGGCTGGAGACCGGCCGGGATCACGCAGGAAGAGGGAGCTCAGATACGTATGTTCAAGCATAGCACGTTCTTAAGGAGGCGGCTTACCCGGAGCCGGTACGTGGATTGCGCCGAAGGTTCGGTATCCATTTTTCTGATTATGGTGTTGGCGTTTGTCTTTCTGTTTACATCAGTGCTGATTGATTATGCAAGGATTGCCGCAGTGAATGTACAGGAGGAACGGCTGGTGAGGGCCGGTATCCGCTCTGTTATGTCTGCTTATGATATTGAACTGCGGGAGAACTACGGATTATTCGCTTACGGCGGCGGTGACGGGAACCAGCTGTTATCCAAGGTGCTGAACGATAATCTGTACGAGAGCGGACGGGGGGATGCGTTTAATCTGCTGCCCTTGAAGATCGATGCTTCATCCCTGAACTGGAGCCGTCCGCTGGGCAGATATGACATCTTCCGGCGGCAGATTATTGAGGAGATGAAGTACAAAGCGCCGGTCGATTTCGCGCTGGAGCTGGCGGGCAAGCTTAAGCCGTTATCGGCAGCGATGGGAGAGGCCTCGCGGACTACGGAGATACTGGGAGACCTCCAGCCCTTATATGACCAGCGTGAGGAAGCGCTGGACCTGATGCTGAAGAAGCGGATGGAAGCGGCTGACAGTGCACAGAAGCTGGGGCAGCTTCTGATGAATCCGCCTGGGGATCATATTCCTTCGCTTCCGCTGGGTACGCTGGCCTCCAGCTCTGATATTCCGGCAATGTACGCGGATTATTTAAATAAATATTATGCGGACTATTACCGTGGTCCCAAGCAATGGCCCATGTATACCGTTGCTCTATCCCGTTACAGGAGCCAGGTTGAAGAACTGACAGGCCGGATTCCGGCAGCGCTGGCGGAGTTTCAAGCCGGGAATAGCCGTCTGCTGGATGAAGCTGCGGCAGCGCTTGAGCAGGCCAAGGCAGTGAATCTCCAGATGAGGAGTGTGCTGGATCAGGCGGCGGCTGAAGCGGGGGGAGCCGAGACTGACCCTGCAAGCGGCTGGGATATCCCGGGGACAGCGGGAGAGCTTAGCTCAGAGCCTCTTCAGAAGCTGCGGGAGCAGGCCCAGGGACTTATCCTTCCTGAGGCAGAGCTTGATGAGATGGCGAATCATATCAATGGACAGCGGACTGCTGCGCTCTCTGTGGAGCCGCTGGTCTCCAGTCTTTCGGATCTATTAATCACGGCAACCGGGCTGAACGCAGATTACTCTCAGATGAGTAATGGGGTGCTTAACGCCTCTCAGGCAGTTACCGGCTATATAAGAGGTTATGGGCAACAGGGCAGTGTGATCGCTGCCGAAGCTGCACAGATTGAGAGCCGCCGCACTGCTGACGGCCAGCGCAGGCAGACAGAACAGCAGGCGAAGGCGAAGCTTGGCGATGCGATGAAGCTGCTGGATCAGATCCGGGAGTTAGGAAGCAGCGCACAGGAGGCGATGGAGCAGTACCGTATTCTGCGTCAGTACTACCGGGAGAATGTCTCCTTCAATGAAGGTGCAGAACAGGAAGCGCCGGCTGCTGGAATCGACGACAACCAGTATACGGCCGGGAAATCTTCGATGAAGAATATGGACGGCATCTATGCGGCTGTCGGCAGTGTGCTGGAGGGGGCCAGAGACCGCCTGTATCAGACAGAGTATAGTGCCATGTATTTCCGGCATTTCGATCTGTCCGCGCTGGCGTCCATTGTATCGGGGAGTGGTGAGGGAGCCGGAGGCCAGCTTGGAGAGCAGCTCCAGCCGCAGGCGCAAGGGCTGGAATATATTCTGTACGGCTTCAATAATCCGGCGGGGAACGTGGCAGCGGCTTACGGGGAGATTTTTGCCATACGGCTGGCTGTGCGGACGATGGAGGGCATGATTGAGAAGGCCGGGCTGGGCAATCCGCTCGCTGTTCTGGCAGCCGCCTTGCTCTACGGAATCGAGCAGGCGGTCCAGGATATGATCCTGCTCTGCACGAAGGGGGAGATTCCCTTATCCAAGTACATGACGGCACAGCTTACCTACCGTGACTATCTGCGGCTGTTTCTTCTGCTTCATGGAGCGGGCGATGAGCAGCTGGCCCGGATGCTTGCGCTGATCCGCCTGCATACCGGCAGTAATCCGGCAGAGAAATATACATATGCATCAGCGGAGCTTACGGCGGGCATGCCGCTGTGGTTCCTTCCGGGTGTAGTGAAGCTGGTGGATTACAGTGCGGGACTCTCCGGCGATGTAAGGGGCAAGTATTATTTCAGACAAGTCAGGGCTGACTTTGCTTATTGAGGGGGCGGGAGAATGAAGCGCTGGCTGAGGACACCGCCGGGCACGCGGGATGAGGGCAGCATGGTGGTGGAAGCGGCCCTGGTCCTGCCCGTGTTCCTGTTATTTATCTTGTTCCTCATCTTCATTGTACAAATGACACTATATTCTACAGCGCTCCAGAGCACGGCATCTGACGCCGTCAAAATGATCTCCACCCATATGTATCCGGCGGCTCTGGCTGCGCAGCAGCAGGGTGCTTCAAGCGGGAGCGATGATGCTGGACAAGCTGAGGCGGAGGGTGGCGCCGGGGAGTCTGCTTCCCGCAGTGTGTGGAGCATTCCCAGGCTATCGCTGGTTGAATGGAGCGAGGCCTATGTGGAGAAGCTTCCACAGCCGATGGAGACCTGGGTCAGGGCTGCTGTCCGCGAAGGAGAAGGGCCTCTGCAGAAGCTGCAGGCTGAAGCTTCCGAAGCCGCGCTCGATCTGGTGCTTAAGCCGATGCTGCGGCCGTATGTATCCTCGGATTGGCTTGAATATAGCCGGATTCATGTGTCCAATGTGACGGTGCCGGATCTGAAGAAGGGAGCTCATCCATATTTCGGCCTGGTCGTCAGCTATGATCTGCCGATGCGGGTCCCGTTCCTGAATCAAAAGATTGTACTGGAAGCCAGTGCGGTTGAACGTCTATGGATCGGCAACACCGATGATTCCGGGGAAGGCGGTCCGGCTGAACCAGGTGAGGAGGAGGGGAACATCTTAATCCTAGAGAAGCCGAACCCCGGAGTAGCGAACCGCCAGGGCATTATCAAGGTCAAGGTGCCTCCCGGAGCATCGGCGAATCTCTCGATCTTCTACAAGACCGGCCAGAGCACGGCCAAGTATCTGGGCTGGAAGCAGGCGGATGAGAACGGGTTGATCGAATGGGAATGGAAAATCGGCGTCAATACGACCCCGGGAACCTGGCCGTTTGTTGTTGCGCTGGCGGATGGCACTTCAATTGAGGCGACCTTTACGGTAGTGAAAAAATAACAGGCTGGAGAAAGGAGGGACATGGATGACAGAATGGGGTTTGTGGGGCTGCCTGCTGTTTCTGACCGCGGCATTATTCACAGATGTACGCTGGATGCGGATTCCTAACTGGATTACACTGCCTGCATTCCTAGCGGGAATAACCTTGCAGACAGTCATCAACGGCTGGCAGGGGCTGCTGTTCTCGCTGTACGGCAGCGGAGCGGGATTCTTGCTGCTGCTGATCATGTATTTTATTGGAGCGGTGGGGGCTGGTGATGTGAAGCTGTTTGCCGCCATTGGAGCCTGGACCGGGGTGCTGTTCTCCCTTCAGGTGATTGTATATTCCGTGCTGTTAGGAGCGGTAGTAGGCTTGCTGCTTATTCTCTCCCGGCGGGACACGGGCCGCAGGCTGCGCAGCACGATCAGCAGAACAGCAGGCTTCCTGCTGCTCCGCAGGATGGGCTTATCGGCGGTCAGGCAGAATGGTGAGCTGCTGCGGTTTCCTTTTATGCTGGCGGTGTTCCCGGGGTTCCTCTGTGCATATTACTATTTCTGATGCAAAGCTTATTACTACGCAGCTTAGGAGGTGAAGAAATTTGTTCGGATTAGAACGGGATTTCATTCAGCAGGACGGAATAACGATGCTGCTGGGCAGAGCCGGGGGACTAACCGCTGGGGAGCTTAATATGGTGCAGGTTCGGATGCTGATGAACAGCGGTATTCCGCATCATCTGCGGCTGTTGCTCAGAGAGATAGATCTGCAGGTAACACTGGAATATACCGTTTCTAAGCGTAAGATGCTGGGGATGCTGCTCAAGAGCGGGAAGCTGAGTATGACTGAATTCCTTGGGCTGCTGCTGCAGATTGCTGCCGGGATGGAGGAAGGGAGACTGTATATGCTGCGCCCCGAGCAGTATGCGCTGCATCAGGACTACATCTTCATTGAAGGTCCACTTAGCAGCGGCAGGGTCTTCCTGACCTGTATTCCGCTGCAATGCATTGAACCAGCCCTTAAGCCGGGCGAGTCGATGAAATCGCTGATTATGGTCTGCATGGCTGCGATCCGCGAATTGTCGGGTGACGGGATACAGAGGCTCCTGCAATATTGCGATGAAGAGAATTTCAATCCTGCCGGACTCAAGGAGCTGCTGGCCGAATTGCTGACGGGTGGAGACAGCCAGACGGTCTATGCGGAAGCAGTGGAAACAGAGCATGCAAAACCGAGCCAGGCGGCGGATGCAGAGGGCTCTGCTGTTAATAAGGTAAGCCAGAATCCCGGATCAGGCCAGATGCCGCCTCCGCTACGTAACGTGACTGAACCGGCCCTGAGACCACCGGCGGTTGCAGCCAACCCCTGGGGTCAGGGGGAGCGGGAGATAGAGTCTCACGGCTCTATCCTTGATAAGACTCCCTGGATGAAGCCTGTACCAGGGCTGAGGCAGCCGGACAAGCTTGGAGGAGCACAGCCGCTAAAGGAAATGCCGCAAGAATCCATGCAGGCTTCGGACGGGCCTGGTCCATACCGGACCTATGTATTGCTTGGCGCAGTGCTGGGTGATGCCTTGCTGTGGAAGTTCCTTTATCTGGATGATCCAAGGAAGCTGTGGCTCGCCGTCTGCGGAGCAGCTACCGTTGGGCTTGCAGTCTTAAGCTGGCTTATCTTAAGCGGAAGGCTGTTTCAGGGCGAAGCTGAGGCCGGGGAGGAAGCACTGGAAGAGGAGATCGCGGACCGGAGAAGTACAGCCTGGAACCGGAGGATTAGAAGTGAAGCCGATTGGGATTTCAGCAGGAATCCGGTGGTTCCGTCCCGGCCGGTACCTTCAGAGCAAGAATCTTCAGCTGGTGCGGGCGGCTTTACGGGGAGCTCTGCTAAGAGAGCACAGGCACCTATGGGCATGACCGGAAGCACCCCGCAGACGATGGAGCCGGTCAAGCCAACAGCGCTGCTTACACGGGACCCGGCTCAGGAGGCAGGGGGAAGAGCGTCCGAACCCGGCCGGACCACGCCTTATCTTGAGCGAAGCAGCCCGGATCACAGCGGAGCCCCCGAGCGGATTGAACTGAACCGCCCCAGCTTCATCATCGGGCGCTCCGCTGAGGTGGCCCAATATGTTGAGGCTTCCGAAGGGGCCTCGCGGGTGCATGTTGAAATCTCCAGAGGCTCCGGCGGATATATCTTGAAGGACCTGGATTCCAGGAATGGTACGCTGCTTGCGGGCGAGACTATGGTTCCTTATAAAGAGTATCCGTTGACTGAAGGGGCTGTGTTCACGATTGTTAAGGGCACTTATACCTTCCGCAGTGCTTAAGCTATTCCGACTTCAACTGTTCCAGCGCCGGC
This region of Paenibacillus sp. FSL K6-1096 genomic DNA includes:
- a CDS encoding CpaF family protein, encoding MNDDLFRALRSDIRAGLDVTSVIGNQELAAFIERTILEREQLRLLTAQEKHELVKRLFDSFRGLDILQPLVDNPAITEIMINSHEEIFIEEEGMIRRLPLAFESGSRLEDIIQVIVSGVNRVVNESSPIVDARLPDGSRVNIVLPPAALKGPAMTIRKFPETPMTMEELVKREALSGEAAELLQLLVAAKYNIFISGGTGSGKTTFLNALSQFIPPQERVITIEDSAELQIVTVPNLVSLETRNANTEGRGEITIRDLIRTSLRMRPNRIVVGEVRGAECLDMLQAMNTGHDGSLSTGHSNSALDMLSRLETMVLSGADLPVAVVRQQIGSAIDIFVHLSRLRDRSRRVMEISEVAGIQGGEVILNPLYEFREAGEQDGRIQGRLIACGNPLRHTDKLRMAGIRDYPLRRYEQASAGKEVIVP
- a CDS encoding type II secretion system F family protein is translated as MKRSPPVRTAGAAGAGEQALLPDYTVYELTSLQRVTVILCAGLVLLGIGYLFYHRLLLAVLLVPGSAYGPRLLRQYLLQRRRAALNLQFKQMLFSLSSSLSAGRSVENAFREAVQDLRMLDPEGASDMISELNIICARMENGEPIEDALYDFSSRAGMEDVERFADVFMVCKRTGGDLVEIVRRTSGIIGEKLDIQQDIAVSIAQKKFEAKALLVSPLMMVMFMSLSAGDYMQPMYTGAGIAVSTLALIALFLCYLWTNKIMDIPL
- a CDS encoding type II secretion system F family protein → MSFICGVILLLCAGSWLFLRIKCGGRYTALRELPMEGLRLRRLGEPLLLLAERGRIASYLPAVMFRIQRSVQRIYGMRYSAERTLLFMGEMLSFSWLLMAGGSALTMATGEQAGIIIGGGLAVAVPVAMVSDLHKKVRVREQNIMLELPELLNSIVLLVGAGETVQRAIIRCVNSRQKDAAHPLYAELLKMTAEWEGGYSFQQAFENFSKRCAVQEVSIFTTTVLLNYRRGGADFVLSLRDLSRMLWEKRKAISRTRGEQASSKLVFPMVVIFLIVIVLVGTPALMMLKM
- a CDS encoding Flp1 family type IVb pilin, whose protein sequence is MVTQIAEGARGLWKDEEGLGTLEMILIIAVLIAVVLVFREEIVKVVKSLISTAGDKSQEVFE
- a CDS encoding TadE family protein produces the protein MIPLYEDEGSFTVEASLLLPVIMGITMLLLFFTLYSYQKSMLLQIASAATERAAYNWENSNRATNGEFPAGNYDPLYWRISEDGLLSSMFGTGAENGSTRINLPGDANSGGPLPAVKLKRASQMVPAGLQGEMNYAYGLTGRRISMELNKMLRLPVLDHMLADGAAPEVSARSFVTEPIEFIRTVDLMRYYGAKFKQVTTGSKEGAGMKKKNAAYMLEKLH
- a CDS encoding TadE/TadG family type IV pilus assembly protein, giving the protein MKRWLRTPPGTRDEGSMVVEAALVLPVFLLFILFLIFIVQMTLYSTALQSTASDAVKMISTHMYPAALAAQQQGASSGSDDAGQAEAEGGAGESASRSVWSIPRLSLVEWSEAYVEKLPQPMETWVRAAVREGEGPLQKLQAEASEAALDLVLKPMLRPYVSSDWLEYSRIHVSNVTVPDLKKGAHPYFGLVVSYDLPMRVPFLNQKIVLEASAVERLWIGNTDDSGEGGPAEPGEEEGNILILEKPNPGVANRQGIIKVKVPPGASANLSIFYKTGQSTAKYLGWKQADENGLIEWEWKIGVNTTPGTWPFVVALADGTSIEATFTVVKK
- a CDS encoding A24 family peptidase; the protein is MTEWGLWGCLLFLTAALFTDVRWMRIPNWITLPAFLAGITLQTVINGWQGLLFSLYGSGAGFLLLLIMYFIGAVGAGDVKLFAAIGAWTGVLFSLQVIVYSVLLGAVVGLLLILSRRDTGRRLRSTISRTAGFLLLRRMGLSAVRQNGELLRFPFMLAVFPGFLCAYYYF
- a CDS encoding DUF6382 domain-containing protein, whose amino-acid sequence is MFGLERDFIQQDGITMLLGRAGGLTAGELNMVQVRMLMNSGIPHHLRLLLREIDLQVTLEYTVSKRKMLGMLLKSGKLSMTEFLGLLLQIAAGMEEGRLYMLRPEQYALHQDYIFIEGPLSSGRVFLTCIPLQCIEPALKPGESMKSLIMVCMAAIRELSGDGIQRLLQYCDEENFNPAGLKELLAELLTGGDSQTVYAEAVETEHAKPSQAADAEGSAVNKVSQNPGSGQMPPPLRNVTEPALRPPAVAANPWGQGEREIESHGSILDKTPWMKPVPGLRQPDKLGGAQPLKEMPQESMQASDGPGPYRTYVLLGAVLGDALLWKFLYLDDPRKLWLAVCGAATVGLAVLSWLILSGRLFQGEAEAGEEALEEEIADRRSTAWNRRIRSEADWDFSRNPVVPSRPVPSEQESSAGAGGFTGSSAKRAQAPMGMTGSTPQTMEPVKPTALLTRDPAQEAGGRASEPGRTTPYLERSSPDHSGAPERIELNRPSFIIGRSAEVAQYVEASEGASRVHVEISRGSGGYILKDLDSRNGTLLAGETMVPYKEYPLTEGAVFTIVKGTYTFRSA